From Anticarsia gemmatalis isolate Benzon Research Colony breed Stoneville strain chromosome 27, ilAntGemm2 primary, whole genome shotgun sequence, one genomic window encodes:
- the Pdk gene encoding pyruvate dehydrogenase kinase, translating into MRLAGAIFSNVTKMLDFYSQFNPSPLSIKQFIDFGLNACERKSFLFLRKELPVRLANIMKEIALLPENLLRMPSVGLVNQWYERSFEEIIQFEESDPEPPVLSSFCERLVHIRNRHADVVQTMAQGVLELKESHEVDPGTENSIQYFLDRFYMSRISIRMLINQHTLLFGEQLGARQAAVNGIDNGGRHIGSIDPACDVVGVVRDAYENARFLCDRYYLASPDLQLLQHGVPSERPMPIVYVPSHLYHMLFELFKNSMRATMETHDDCPPPITVNVIRGREDVSVKMSDRGGGIPRSVTDLLFKYMYSTAPQPSKSDSHTVPLAGYGYGLPISRLYARYFHGDLTLMSCEGYGTDAIIYLKALTDEANELLPVFNRTSTKFYRPQSQLADWSGSLNTGSNASEKKNREKLSPLSSSHTL; encoded by the exons gTCTAAATGCTTGCGAAAGGAAATCATTTCTGTTTCTACGGAAGGAGCTGCCAGTCAG GCTAGCGAACATAATGAAGGAGATAGCACTGTTGCCAGAGAACCTGCTGCGGATGCCGTCAGTGGGCCTCGTGAACCAGTGGTACGAGAGATCTTTTGAAGAGATCATACAGTTCGAGGAGAGTGATCCTGAACCACCTGTTTTGAGTTC GTTCTGCGAGCGCCTAGTCCACATCCGCAACCGCCACGCGGACGTGGTCCAGACGATGGCGCAGGGGGTCCTGGAGCTGAAGGAGTCGCACGAGGTGGACCCCGGCACTGAGAACAGCATACAGTACTTCCTTGACAGATTCTATATGAGCCGGATATCTATTAGGATGTTGATTAATCAGCATA CGCTCCTATTCGGCGAGCAGCTCGGCGCCCGGCAGGCAGCGGTGAACGGCATCGACAACGGCGGCCGCCACATCGGCTCCATCGACCCCGCGTGTGACGTGGTGGGCGTCGTGCGGGACGCCTACGAGAACGCAAGGTTCTTGTGTGATAGATACTATCTGGCCTCGCCAGACCTACAACTCTTACAACATGGAG TGCCTAGCGAGCGTCCAATGCCGATCGTGTACGTGCCGTCTCACTTATACCACATGCTGTTCGAGCTGTTCAAGAACTCCATGCGCGCCACCATGGAGACCCACGATGACTGCCCCCCACCCATCACCGTCAACGTCATCAGGGGGAGAGAGGACGTGTCCGTTAAG ATGTCAGACCGCGGCGGTGGTATTCCCCGCAGCGTGACGGACTTGCTGTTCAAGTACATGTACAGCACGGCGCCGCAGCCCTCCAAGTCTGACTCACATACTGTTCCTTTAGCCG gTTACGGCTACGGCTTGCCAATCTCGCGGTTGTACGCGCGCTACTTCCACGGCGACCTCACGCTCATGTCCTGCGAGGGGTACGGCACAGACGCCATCATATACTTGAAG GCGTTAACAGACGAAGCGAACGAACTCCTCCCGGTGTTCAACCGAACATCAACCAAGTTCTATCGGCCGCAGTCGCAGCTCGCCGACTGGTCCGGCTCCCTCAACACCGGCTCCAACGCCTCAGAGAAGAAGAACAGAGAGAAACTCTCGCCTCTCTCCTCCTCTCATACGCTATAG